The Enterobacter pseudoroggenkampii genomic sequence TCGGAACGGCGTGGCGCCATTAAAGCGACGGCATCAGCCGGCGCGGTGAAGGCGTTCCGGACGGCACGGCCGGAGAAGCCGCAGCCTTTGACCTTAGCCATCAGCCCCTAGCGTCAGCCCGAAACCCGGAGGGGTTCGGCGGAGCCCGGCGGGTGCGCAGCGGAAGCCCTGGCGGAGTGGGGCTCGACGACCGGACAGCAGCGCTGGCCGGGAGCCGAAGGGGGCCAGAAGTAGGATTCAGGTGTTTTCAAAGGATTTGCTGATCGGGTTTCAGAGCCGACAACCACGCCACGCCACGCAGGACCGTATCCGTGACAATTTGCCCTCACAATGCCTTTCATCTGCATCTCCCCGGGCTTACACCAGGGCGGGAGGGGGCAGCGCCGCAGGCGCTGGCCTTGCCGTCCGTCAGCCCGAAGGGATGACAGGGTTTTCGCGCGCGAACAGGCGGCGCCTATGCCCCGCCCGGATTATTTATTGTCCGTCGCCCTGACCGCCCTGGAGAATGAAGTGGCCGCAAAGATAGACGGCGCACTGGCGGGTAGCAGATTCGCAGATCTCTTCCAGCACTTTAGCTGTAGTAACGGGGCTGAGTCCGGATTCGCGACGTCGCTCGTTGATAAGTGTTTTATACTGGCGCAGGATGCTGCGGGTTTCCGGTGACAGTTGCATAGTGTTCTCCTTTTTTCAGTTTCCGGAGGCAACGCCTCCGGTTTCTCTGTCAGGCATCGAGCGCCGCGCGCAGGCTCAACATGACCTTATTTTCTTCTTTCAGGGTTTCTTCTGCCGATCCGCCGCCATCCTCGGCGCATACGGCGATACGCTCCATTTCCTTCCCTGCAAGCTGCATCACCACCGCAAGCGCCGCAGCCGGAATGGTGACATTACGGTGTTTCCGTTTTTCTTCCACCATCACCTCAATAATGTTGTAGATGAGAGGGACACACCCGGAGGGATACAGCTCTGCCTCCAGTCTTTCCATCACCACGTCTATCTCTTCATCACTGAGATCCCAGTCAATGCAAAGACCGCGAATATCGTTCCGGCTCCAGCTGGCGAAAACATATTTCTCGCCATCGAGGTCGGAATGTCTGAACATTTCAAGGGCAATTTCTCTTGCTGTACCAATCATGTTTTTCTCCTTTAGTCGGGCGGCATCGCCGTCCGTGGTCAGTCAGTCAAGAGCACGCCAGATCGTGGCGCTTTCCGGATGGGTATCAGCAAATGCCATAAGCTGCTCATAACGGCGACAGAAGTGGCGGCACAGCTCCTCATGGTCATGGTTGCTGTGGTGCCAGCTCCGGTGATTCAGTACCAGCGCCGTGAGGACGATCCCCGCCACTTCTCCGCTGACAGTCTGCTCAAACCAGTTGTCCGGATTGCACAGGGTCAGGCTCTCCACGTCAGGCGCCATATATCCGCCGCCTTCCGGCAGCCGGTAAAACTGCCAGAATCCCCCCTGATACTCAGGGCAGTAACGCTGGGCATAGGCGTACACGGATGCCTCGGACGTCATAAAATCGCCGCCAAACAAATCAGGCAGGAAAGTCAGGCGCTGCGCACCCTCAAGACGAACAGCATCACAGGTCACGGTCTGGTTCATAGGTCCTCCACGGTTAACATATTCTCGGTTCCGGCATCGCCGTGACGACACGACAGACCGGCGAAAAGCGGAGGACACAGGGGCGACGCCGCAAGCCGCAGCGCAAAGCCTTCACGGGCTGAATGCACCGTGAAGGGTGCGAACGGGTGAGGACGGAGGCGTCAGCGAACCCTTGTGGCCGATGCGGCCGGGCTACAGTGAAGTCACGGCGCATGCCGTCACCGCACGGAGCTTCAGGGGAGTTTCATTGTCCCGACGTGGCCCGGAGGGCGGCGGATAAAAGCGGAAGGCACTGACATCCTTATTCGCAGTGGATGGCCACCGGTTGCCGGGGCGTTACCCCGGCGTTCTCTCAGGCGGCCAGCGTCTCCTGTAGGGCGCGAACGTTATTCAGCTCATCCCTGACAGATTCAGGCTCCTGCCGCCCGGCTTCCCAGGCCATACCGATCCGGTTTTCCAGCTCGCATTCATAGTTACGCAGGACGCGGGAGAGGAGTACCGCCGGAACGCTCACCTGACGGTTTGCCGCTTCGCGCTGACGGGTCAGAAGGTCGCTAATGGTCAGATTATTTACCCCCTGCTGACGGTATTGCGTCATTTTCATTTCGCCGAGCGCCTTCATCACATTCCGGATTTCAGCCCCGTCCGGTTCTGGCTGGGCTTCACGGCAGGCCACGCTAATCCCCTCTTCCGTCCAGACCAGCAGGACCAGGAGTTTGTCAGGCGTGAACATGTTTTCAAGATCTTCACAAAGTTCTTCGCGGGTTCCGTACATTGTTTTTTCTCTCTTGTAAGGGGTTACAGGCCGGGCCTCAGCCCGGCAGGGTCAGTCAGTCCTGAAAGGTCTCGTCCAGCACCAGGGCTTCGCGGTAGGCTTCCAGAAGCAGGGTGTTGATCCGGCGCAGGGTCTGCGCTGCCATACGTTCAGTAAGCGTTGCCGCGTCGTGTCGGTGCTGCGATTCGAGGCGGTTCAGCAGCATCCGCACATCACACATGGCATTGCTGAGCGCAGCCACGTCCGCGCGCAGGTGTTCAAGGCCCGGGTAATTCATGCGGCCTCCGGATAGTCAGGGTAAAACGCGCCGTCATTGGCCGCCGGCATCCTTCTCGCCCGTTCAACCTGTGCCAGACGGCGGACGCCGGCGGCGTGGTACTGCTCAAGCATCTCGATCCCGATATAGCGGCGGCTGGCTTCGGCGGCGGCCACGCAGGTGGAGCCGCTGCCGGCGAACGGGTCAAGGACAATGGCCCCCGGACGCGTGAACGATTCAATCAGTGGCCGCAGGCTCTGCACCGGCTTCTCCGTCGGATGGTGTCGGTTGCCCGTGTATTTCCAGGGGATCACGTCCGGGATGGGACGGTCCGGGGTTTGCGGCCTCCCCTTCGCCAGCAGGTAGGCGCTTTCATGTGTGTAACCCACGAATGTCGACTTTGAGGCGTAGCTCTTGGCAAAGACGATATGGCCAACCACCCGGAAGCCAGCCGCTTTCCACGCATTCAGAAACAGATCCGCGCGGTTCCAGGCATAGAAGCTCACCATAAGGCTGTCGTTTTTCAGCACGCGGTACATTTCATGACATGCGGGCTGGAGCCATTCGGCAGAGTTGTCCCCGGCCAGGGTGCGGCCGGTACGGTCTTTATAGCCAACCAGATACGGCGGATCGGTAAGAATAAAATCAACGGCACGCGCCGGAAAACGGGACATCACCTGCACGCAGTCACCCAGAATAAAACGGGACATAGACATACTCCTCTCTGATATGCGGCACCCTGTTGCGCCGTGCCGCCACAAAAACCCGGCGGAAAGCGGAGGGCGCAGGGGCGACGCCGCAAGCCGCAGCGCAAGCCTTTCACGGGCTGAATGCACCGTGAAAGGTGCGAACGGGTGAGGACGGAGACAACGTGAACCCTTGCGACCGCAGCGGCCGGGTTAGCGTGAAGGCACGGCGTTGAACACGCCGCCGACTGGCGGCCATTAAAGAGGAGGGAACCGACATCCTTTTATTTGACGGCAGGGATGAAATGTCACCCTGCCGTTTTTTTTAGTCCTGAAGAGAACAATGCAGGACAGAGGGTTACAGGATTGAGAAAATGAGACAATGCCAGCTGAAGACTGGAATCTGGAAGTGGACAGCTGGCACGAAACTTATTTAGCTGTACTGCAGGCTGAGACTAACGATGATCGGAGTACGCGAAACTCTATCACGTCGTTACGCCCGAGGAGCTTGAGAGCGTCTGGGGAACAGGCCATTGCAGCCTTCAGTGCCAGTGAAATGGCGAGGCTGCGGTAGCGGTTTTGCAGCATGATGGGAGCATCAGCAGGCACTGCGTCAGACACCTGTAGATACGCTTTCCATGCATCTGGCTGTGCCAAAGCATCACGTTCCACGGCTTCGAGCTGGTCTTCACGTTCCTTTTGCTTTTTCGTGGCCATCTGGTCAAGAACCGCCACTGTGGCTGCGGCATTCACCGCACCAGGTATTGCCAGTGTGAGCGCCACAAACAAAATTGCAGTATTACACTTCATTTGTCCTCCTCATTGTGTTCATTTCCTTTATTTCCTGACAGTTCAACAGCTCGCTGGCCGCCGCCAGCGTCAGCCCCGCTCTCTTAACCTTTTGCATCAGTCTCTCCCTGGCTGTCTGGTTACCACTCTGAACGATGTTCTTGCTCAGGATCGGCTCTTCGCCTTTTTATCGTCAAAAGCCAGGAGATCCCCGATGCCGATCAGCGAGGCATAGCAGACCTGCATCGCGATTGTCACCGGCAGGGAGAGATGTCACCCTGCCGTTTTTTTGCCATGAAATGTACGGGGCCGGATTTAACGCGCAGGTGCAGCACCCATACGTCTCAGCGCATCCTGAACTTCACGCAGCCCAAAAATCTCTTCCGGCGGCTGCTCCTTTCCGGCCAGACTACAGGCCGTAAAGACTGCATTTGATGCGGTTAATCTCTCACGGTGCAGCGCCTGCAATGCCACAACTACCAGCGTGCGTTCTTCTCCTGTCAGTTCTTCAAGCTGCATACAGTTTCCTTCAGGTTAATGTTCATACTCATCCCCGCCCCTCTGGTTTTTTCTCGTCAAACGCCAGGAGAACCCCGAGGCCGATCAGCGAGGCGTAGCAGACCTGCATCGCGATTGTCACCGGCAGGGATATGTTATCAGCCAGTACGCCGGGAACGACGACGGCCACGCCTGCCAGTATCATTCCCCTGCCGGTCTTTTTGACACGTTCCGGCCACTGGGATTCGGGCACGTTCCGGGCGCGCAGAAAGGTATGAATGCACTGTTCTGCCTTTTGTTTAATCACTGACATGTTTTAGTCTCCGAATGCCCGTCGCATATTTTTCTTTATCCTGGTCGCGTCACCGGTTAACGGTGCGGCAGGCTCTGCTGGTTTCTCCGGTACTGCAGCCTTACACGCGCCAGCTGTACCGGCCATCTGCTGAACCAGAACCTGCAGCTCGCTGACCGTGCCGGGCGGTACCGGCATACTGGCCAGCAGACGCGGCAGCTCCGGTGCGGTCGTATGCAGGGCCAGACCGGTGATAATCAGGTTTCTCAGCAGCTCGCCACGCAGGCGGGATGACACGCCCGTCAGCACACGCTCAACCCGTTCACTGCTCCGGTCATCCTGAAGCGTCAGGGTGTAACGCCGGCGCTGGTATTCCGTCTCCGGTGACATGGCCAGAGCCGCCACGCCACCATCAGGCTCATCAGGAAGTCCTGAGAGTGAAGACCAGGAGCCGGATACCAGCGCCATCACGGCACAAAGCCGGATGGCGCTCAGATGCCCGTCAAAGAATACCGGGATCAGCGCCGGTAAACGGGCATCCGTCTGGTACATCACCGCCCCGGCGGTGGCGGCGGTCCGGATGAAGTCACCGCGCAGGGGCTGTGAGATGGTGCTGATGGTCGCCATCGCCGCGATGTCGGTGCGATCGTCGCTGTGCAGATAGAAAGAATACTGGCCGTCCGGCACGTTTAGTCCTCTTTATTGTAAAGGGCAATCTCTCTGGCCAGCGCCAGTTGCGGATCGCCTATAACCTCAATACGGTCAGGAGCCAGAGGCCAGGCCTGACGGATAGCCTCTTCAATGAGGGATGCCCCTCCCCCGACCAGGAATACCCGGTTAACGTTCCTGAAGGCCGTCAGCTCACTGGTGACACGTGCGCCCAGGGAAGTGATTGCCTCTGTAATTTTGTTCAGCACATCGTCAATTTTTCCGGCATCGTTGATCACACGCTGCAGATACTGACGATCATTGCGGTTGCGGATGACCGTGTCAGCAATAAGCGCGCTGGTTTCGCTGTCTGCAGCCCGCAGCGCGCCTGCAGCTGCGCGGGTGACCTGTGACACGCCGACAGATGGATTGCCGTGTACTGCACTGATATCATCAAACTGTCCGACAATAACACCGGCATCGAGCGTGGTTCCGCCGAGATCGATAATCAGGGTGGTCTCAGCGGGTCCGGGTTTCAGCTCCGCGAGACGGGAGAACGCCGCCGGCAGTGATTCCGGCATCACCTTCACGTCCGTTACGGTAAATGCCCTGCCCTTATTCAGAACCAGCTCACGCATCAGGTTTTCCCGTTTGCGTCGGATGTTCTCCTCGTTCCGCTGGCAGTCCCCGTCATAATACTCGCTCAGGGGCAGCGTCACGGTCAGGCTCACCGGCTGCGGCTCAAGCCCGCTGTTCAGCAGCGCATGATGCACGGCCAGCAGGTTGAGATCACCGTACTGATACTCCACGTTTGTTGTCGGGATGGCATCCCGGCTGACGCTGTCCCAGGTGTATTTCAGCGTGCCCACCTGATAGTTGAACGTTGCAGCACTGAACTCCGCCACTTTCCAGCCATGCCGGAAGGAGTTAGCAGAAACCCGGGTCTGCAGCTCGTTTCCATCAAACCATGCCAGCTTAACATTAGTTGAACCATCATCGCAGTAAATATTCATCATTATGCTCCGTCAATTAAACTCAATTTGATACATATTATAAGAGCAAAATGGAAAAACAAAAGCCTTATTTCTCATTATGAGCAACAATAAAGAATCAAAATGATATTTACGAACATTTTGAGTAGCTTAGGTTACTCATTCTGTTCATGGCGCAGGCGATCTGGATTATCCTCACGCTGTTAAATATACTGTATAAATAACCAGTATATTTAGACATCAGGAGGAAAGATGAAACTGCAGCTGTTCAGCACCGGGAAAGAACTCCCGCCACAGGCCCATCCGTTGTTTGCAGACCTCGCCTGCTGCGGTTTTCCCAGCCCTGCAGCTGACTATGTCGAGTCCGACCTGGATCTCCATGATTACTGCATACGGCATCCGAGCGCGACTTACTACCTTCGTGCAAGCGGAGACAGCATGGCTGACGGCAGCCTGTACAATGGCGATCTGCTGGTTGTGGACAGTGCCGAGAAGCCCCGGCATGGCGATATTGTTGTGGCCAGCGTGCAGGGGGAATTTACGGTTAAACGGCTGCTGCTGACGCCACGACTGACGCTGCAGCCCATGAACGCGGCCTGGTCACCGATTTATCCCGATCCGGACGATCTGGATATCTTTGGCGTCGTCACGCACATCATTCACCGTCCCCGGGAGATGTACTGATGTTTGCCCTGGCCGATGTGAACAGTTTTTATGCCAGCTGCGAACGTGTTTTCCGCCCGGATTTGAAAGGAAAGCCGGTTGTGGTGCTCAGTAATAACGATGGCTGCGTAATCGCAAGAAGTGCCGAGGCAAAGCCCTGGATCAAAATGGGCACACCGTGGTTTCAGATGAAAAACGAAAGGTACCCGGAAAAAATATACGCGTTCTCAAGCAACTATGAACTTTATGCCTCGATGTCGGCGCGCGTGATGAGCTGCCTGGAGGAGCTGGCCCCCAGGGTGGAACAGTATTCGATTGACGAGATGTTCCTCGACCTGACCGGCGTTGAGCATTGTATGGACCTGGAGGACTTCGGCCGGCAGCTGCGCCAGCACGTGTATGACTGTACCCGTCTGACCATCGGCGTGGGCGCCGGACCAACGAAAACGCTGGCAAAATCAGCCCAGTGGGCCTCAAAGGAGTGGAAACAGTTTCGTGGCGTGCTCGCCCTGACCCGGGGGAATCCTCAGCGAACGCGGAAACTGCTTTCACTGCAGCCGGTCGAAGAGATTTGGGGCGTGGGAAACCGTATTGCACGCAAACTCAATGTACTGGGCATTAAGACCGCGCTCGATCTGGCCCTGACGAACCCGGCCTTCATCCGCAAAAATTTCTCCGTGGTCCTCGAGCGAACGGTGCGGGAACTGAACGGGGAAAGTTGCATGTCGCTTGAGGAAGCCCCGCCGACAAAGCAGCAGATAGTCTGCAGCCGCAGCTTTGGTGAGAAGGTCACTGAATACGATTCGCTGCGGCAGGCTGTCTGTCAGTACGCAGAGCGGGCCTCAGAAAAGCTGCGTAAAGAGCGCCAGTACTGCCGGCATATTTCCGTTTTCATCAAAACGTCTCCGTTCGCCGTTAAAGAGCCTTACTACGGCAACGTGGCCACGGAGAAACTGCTTACACCCACTCAGGACACCCGGGACATTATTGCGGCCGCCACAACGGCTCTGGAGCGTATCTGGAAGGACGGGCACCGGTATGCCAAAGCCGGTGTGATGCTGAATGACTTCACCGGCTCCGGCGTTTCGCAGCTGCAGCTGTTCGACGAACGTCCGCCACGTCCTCACAGCGCCGAGCTGATGAAGGTTCTCGATGGCATTAATCATTCCGGTCTGGGACAGGTCTGGTTTGCCGGACGAGGGATTGCGCCTGCATGGCAAATGAAACGCAATATGCTCTCCCCTGCGTACACCACCCGCTGGAAAGATATTCCCGTTGCGAGGATCAGATAAATTCTGCTTTCAGAGAGAGCCAGTAGTGCTCGCCGCAGCCGAACGACATGGCGAAGCCCGCGAGTGAGCGAGGAAGCACCAGGGAACAAAACGAACATAATCTTCTTACGCGCCGAATACAGGAATCACTGTAACAATCTCAAAATCGGTATTGTGATAGAAACAACTGAACAGAGTGGGACCATGGTCCCAGTTAAATCCGGCGTGTGGAATCGATATTCCCGGTGGGGTTTGACGGGTGAGTTCTGCCACGCAAGTATGAGGTGGGACCGTGGTCCCAGTTAAATCCGGTGTGTGGAATCGATATTCCGGGCGGGGTTGACGGGTGAGTTCTGACACGTAAGTAGGAGGTGGGACCATGGTCCCAGTTAATCTGGTGTGTAGAATCAGTATTCCGGGATGGGTTAGCGTCTGAGTTCTAATATGCAGGTTGAGGGGTGAACCGTGGAACTAGTTAAGAAAAAGTAGCAGGAACTAGATTTTAAATTATGGTAACAATCAGGTTGAGAGAAGAAAACAGACCTTTTTAACAGCTCAGGGCTATAGTGCAGATAATAGCTGCTCCGGATGTATATATTTCGAAGCAGCATGTAACGCATTAAGGATATTGGAAATTAACGATAACGCTCGCTTGTATCATTAAACAAGCTAAACTTTTTGTAGGTCGCGCAGTATGTTTTCTATCTTCTCGATACACTCGGCAGGCAAACGAGATTTATCGAGATTAAAAATCACCTTATCGCCTTTGTATAGGGCTGTCGCACCAGGTACAAATTGATGACGGGTATTAAGATTAACTTTTTTACCTGATGGCTCTTTCAGAACATCCGTCAGTAAACCAATAACTTCCTCGGATTCAAAGATAACTCCCGCTTTCTTTTGCTCATGAAGCTGTTGTGTCCGTTGCAACAATAAAGCTTCTTTTCCCGAAAATGCTTTGTACAGCGCCTCCCCTGAGCGGGCGGAAAGTTCACCAGGATGAGTAAACAGGGCAACCACTGATTTTGGCAAATGGGCTGTGTTGATGCAACGCGTGATGATTTTACGGGAAATATTCTCAGCTTCAGCCAAAGCAGAGATATTGCCGTTAAAATCATTTTCCAACCGCTGTGCATAGCGCTTACCCCGTTCATAAGCACTGACTGGGCGGTAATCATTACCCAACCTAGATAACGACATCATCTGTTCGTCATCGAGATCGCCCACGAGAACGCGATAATCCGATGATGTCATTATGGCGGCTTTACGGCGACGACTGCCATCTGCAATCTCAATTACACCTTCTACCCGTCGTCCGAACGCAGGCGTCTGCTGACCACTCAGGAGAAAAGAGGGGATCAGATCATCAAGCGCGTCTTCGGTCAGTAGTTCCTGGTCACGTTCATTACCTGACCAGACTCTTGATACCGTTTCAACACTCTCGCCCGGGATGGCTTCAAGAACAAATTTCACTTCCCGACCACAAACCGGAAGCAGAATGGTATTCCCGCGGGCCATGGCTCCCACCCGTGCAATTAATGAATCAACCATCGGTGCAGCGGGTGCCGACTGTTCAGTTTCGGGGCGGATATCTTTTACGGTATGTTTTGGAATGACTGGTGCACGTTTCATTATCTGATCTCCCAGCGAGGTTTAATCAGGCGATCAAAAATTTCATTACAAACAGGCTCCCAGATAGCCAGCGCATTTCGCCAGGCTCCTGTAGATGAGCGCTGATCGATAGCCTGCTCAAATACCGTTCTCATACGGATCTGACCTTTACCGACTTCGTCGGTCTCGCGTACAACATTTTTCAGTACCATGCTTCCCCAGGCATCGCGGATCTGTTCTTCCATCCAGGGTGACTGTGAGCCATTGTTATTGCTGTATTTGGTCAGAAGAATTCTGACGTCAGGTTCAAAACCCTGCAGGTCCACGTTTTTTAACAGATCGCGCAGCATGTCAAAAAACTGAAGGGCAGAGGTGTAATCAAATAACTCTGCTGGCGTTGGCACGATGAGTACATCAGCAGCACAGACGACATTGATGGTACCAATACCGAGGTTCGGTGCACTGTCGATAACAATGACATCATAATCATGAGCCACCGTTTCGATGGCCAAGCGAAGCATCATATGAGGTTCTGTCGGCAGTTTTCCGTTGTCAAACCTTCCCA encodes the following:
- a CDS encoding DUF1380 family protein — its product is MIGTAREIALEMFRHSDLDGEKYVFASWSRNDIRGLCIDWDLSDEEIDVVMERLEAELYPSGCVPLIYNIIEVMVEEKRKHRNVTIPAAALAVVMQLAGKEMERIAVCAEDGGGSAEETLKEENKVMLSLRAALDA
- a CDS encoding antirestriction protein; its protein translation is MNQTVTCDAVRLEGAQRLTFLPDLFGGDFMTSEASVYAYAQRYCPEYQGGFWQFYRLPEGGGYMAPDVESLTLCNPDNWFEQTVSGEVAGIVLTALVLNHRSWHHSNHDHEELCRHFCRRYEQLMAFADTHPESATIWRALD
- a CDS encoding DUF1380 family protein; the protein is MYGTREELCEDLENMFTPDKLLVLLVWTEEGISVACREAQPEPDGAEIRNVMKALGEMKMTQYRQQGVNNLTISDLLTRQREAANRQVSVPAVLLSRVLRNYECELENRIGMAWEAGRQEPESVRDELNNVRALQETLAA
- a CDS encoding DNA methylase, which produces MSRFILGDCVQVMSRFPARAVDFILTDPPYLVGYKDRTGRTLAGDNSAEWLQPACHEMYRVLKNDSLMVSFYAWNRADLFLNAWKAAGFRVVGHIVFAKSYASKSTFVGYTHESAYLLAKGRPQTPDRPIPDVIPWKYTGNRHHPTEKPVQSLRPLIESFTRPGAIVLDPFAGSGSTCVAAAEASRRYIGIEMLEQYHAAGVRRLAQVERARRMPAANDGAFYPDYPEAA
- a CDS encoding plasmid partitioning/stability family protein → MPDGQYSFYLHSDDRTDIAAMATISTISQPLRGDFIRTAATAGAVMYQTDARLPALIPVFFDGHLSAIRLCAVMALVSGSWSSLSGLPDEPDGGVAALAMSPETEYQRRRYTLTLQDDRSSERVERVLTGVSSRLRGELLRNLIITGLALHTTAPELPRLLASMPVPPGTVSELQVLVQQMAGTAGACKAAVPEKPAEPAAPLTGDATRIKKNMRRAFGD
- the parM gene encoding plasmid segregation protein ParM domain-containing protein — its product is MNIYCDDGSTNVKLAWFDGNELQTRVSANSFRHGWKVAEFSAATFNYQVGTLKYTWDSVSRDAIPTTNVEYQYGDLNLLAVHHALLNSGLEPQPVSLTVTLPLSEYYDGDCQRNEENIRRKRENLMRELVLNKGRAFTVTDVKVMPESLPAAFSRLAELKPGPAETTLIIDLGGTTLDAGVIVGQFDDISAVHGNPSVGVSQVTRAAAGALRAADSETSALIADTVIRNRNDRQYLQRVINDAGKIDDVLNKITEAITSLGARVTSELTAFRNVNRVFLVGGGASLIEEAIRQAWPLAPDRIEVIGDPQLALAREIALYNKED
- the umuD gene encoding translesion error-prone DNA polymerase V autoproteolytic subunit, whose translation is MKLQLFSTGKELPPQAHPLFADLACCGFPSPAADYVESDLDLHDYCIRHPSATYYLRASGDSMADGSLYNGDLLVVDSAEKPRHGDIVVASVQGEFTVKRLLLTPRLTLQPMNAAWSPIYPDPDDLDIFGVVTHIIHRPREMY
- a CDS encoding Y-family DNA polymerase, which codes for MFALADVNSFYASCERVFRPDLKGKPVVVLSNNDGCVIARSAEAKPWIKMGTPWFQMKNERYPEKIYAFSSNYELYASMSARVMSCLEELAPRVEQYSIDEMFLDLTGVEHCMDLEDFGRQLRQHVYDCTRLTIGVGAGPTKTLAKSAQWASKEWKQFRGVLALTRGNPQRTRKLLSLQPVEEIWGVGNRIARKLNVLGIKTALDLALTNPAFIRKNFSVVLERTVRELNGESCMSLEEAPPTKQQIVCSRSFGEKVTEYDSLRQAVCQYAERASEKLRKERQYCRHISVFIKTSPFAVKEPYYGNVATEKLLTPTQDTRDIIAAATTALERIWKDGHRYAKAGVMLNDFTGSGVSQLQLFDERPPRPHSAELMKVLDGINHSGLGQVWFAGRGIAPAWQMKRNMLSPAYTTRWKDIPVARIR
- a CDS encoding ParB/RepB/Spo0J family plasmid partition protein — protein: MKRAPVIPKHTVKDIRPETEQSAPAAPMVDSLIARVGAMARGNTILLPVCGREVKFVLEAIPGESVETVSRVWSGNERDQELLTEDALDDLIPSFLLSGQQTPAFGRRVEGVIEIADGSRRRKAAIMTSSDYRVLVGDLDDEQMMSLSRLGNDYRPVSAYERGKRYAQRLENDFNGNISALAEAENISRKIITRCINTAHLPKSVVALFTHPGELSARSGEALYKAFSGKEALLLQRTQQLHEQKKAGVIFESEEVIGLLTDVLKEPSGKKVNLNTRHQFVPGATALYKGDKVIFNLDKSRLPAECIEKIENILRDLQKV